The Stackebrandtia nassauensis DSM 44728 genome includes the window CCAGATCGCCGGTGTCGAGGCGGTGGACCATGCCGGTCGGGAACACCACGTTGGGAACGTCGCCCTGTCGTTCGTACCGGGTACTCGGGCTCAGCACCCATTGCGTCGAGCGGCGCAGTACGCGTTCGGGCCGCTCCAGATCCAGCAGTGCCAGTCCGGCCCGGTAGACCTGGGTTCCGGCTCCGGCCTTGACACCGTGATAGACGAGCAGCCAACCTCGCGAGGTGGCGATGGGCGGCGGTCCGGCGCCGATGCGGACCGCGTCCCAGGCGGGGCCGCGCCGGGAACGCAGCACCGGCTCGGCGATCGTCCATGAATCCAAACTGGATGAACGCGACAGCCAGATGTCGGCGGTGTCGGAGGCCGCGGAGACCGGACGGTGCAGCAACACGAAATCTCCGTCCACCCGACGGGGGAACAGCGAGGCGTTCTTGTTCTCCGGCGGCAGGATCACGCCTTTGGGGGTCAGAGTGCGGAAATCCTCGGTCAGGGCCAGCGCGACGGCGGGACCGGCGGGGCCGTAGACGGTGTAGGTGATGGCCCAGCAGCCCAGCTCCTCCAACCTGGTCACCCGGGGATCCTCGGCCCCCCAGCACGACGCCGGGTCGTCCGGGTCGGCGTCGATGAGCGGCTGGGGGTCGATGCTCCAGTCGGTTCGACCGTTTCGGCTGCGCGCGACCGTCAGATGCGAGACACCCTGACGGTCCTCCACCCGGCACAACAGGACGGTCTCCTGCTCGTGACTGGTGGCGCCGGGGTTGAACACGGTGTTGATGGGATACGGCCAGTCGGACGCGGTCAGCACCGGCCCCTCGGCATGACGACGGAAGAGACAGGACTCGGACTGCACCATTGTGGTCCTTCGTGAGGCGAGGTACGGGTCTAGTGTGACAGCGTCACCAATCTGGCTTCCACCAACCGCGACAATGCCTGATAGTACGCCAGAGTGGACTCCGCACCCTGGTTCTCGTTGACGCCGTGTCGCCCCACCCCGTCTCGGCATCCTCCGGTGGACGCATCGTACAGACTCAAACCGTGGGCGTTGTCGCCCAGGAACCAGCCGAAACACCTCAGCGCCAACCGGGCGTACCGGGGCGAGGAGGTGTGGACGTACGCGTCCACCAGGCATTCGACGAGCGCGGCCGCGTCGATCGGCTGTTCGTCGCCCTCATGGCCGAGCCTGGCGGTGTCGCGCCGCCGCCAGGTGTTGCCGACGCAACGCAGCGGTCCAGTGTCGATGTGGACCTGTCGGCAGTACCAGTCCAGTGCCGACAGCGCCCGGTGTGTCATCCCGGGTTCGCGCAACCGCCCGGCCGCCGCCAGCAGTGCCTGCGGCAGCCGGGCGTTGTCGTAGGCCAGCATCGGCTCGAACCAGTACCAGTTCGGCGCCACCGACCGTCGCAGTCTCGCGTCGAGGTAGTACGCGGTGGCGCACAGCGGCCCGGATTCACACAAACCCAGGGCGGCGTACGCGGTCGCCCGCAACGACAGCTGGTGTACGCCGGGGCGCAGCCGGCCGCGCAAGGCCGCCGCTCGGTGCCGAACCGTGCCGGAAACCGGTGCGGCGTACAGCTCGCCGAGCGCCCACAATGCTCGTCCGACGTGATCACCGGCGTGCGGTTCGTCGGTCCACTCCCCGTCGCTGTCGGCGACATTGCGCAACAGGCCCGCGGTCTCGCCGAAGGATCGCTCCAGGAAGTCGATACTCGTGGCGATCCAGGTGCCGACGGTCTCGGTGGCCCAGCCGAGCCGCAGGAACCGGGCGGCGACGATCGCCAACCGGGACACGTCGTCGACACAGTAGCCGGAGCCCCGATCGGGTTTGTCGAAGCGGGCGAACTGGATGATCCCCCGCTCGTCGGTCAATCGTCGCAGGTGATCCAGTCGCAGCATGGGCGCCACGGCCACACCGTCCTCGTCGAAACTCATGTGAATCACCTGTCGTTGACCAGCACCAATGGACAGTCACAGCGATGTACCAAGGCGTAGGCGGTGGAGCCCAGCATTTTCGAGCCGAAGCGGCAGCGGGACCCGATGACGACCACACCGGCCGACCGGGAGGCTTCGGTGAGTGCGTCGGCGGGCTCGACGCCGGACACCACCGTCACGCTCACCTCCACATCGGGGAACTCGTCGCACCACCTCCGCGACCACGCGGACAGTCGATCCGCCACATCGATGTCCGATGTGGAATGTTCCTCCATACTCGGCCCCCGGTTGTCGATGTGCAGGGCGTGCAACGCGACCCGTCGCCGTTCCGCTTCACGCGACGCGAACGCCGATACCGCCGCCGATGTGGCCGGGTCGTCCAAGCCCACCACCACGGGGCCCGATCGATGTGTCCCGCCTCTGACCACCATGACCGGGCAGGTCGCCAGTGTGGCGACCCGCACCGCGGTGGATCCCAACAGCAGTCCCGTGAAACCGCCGAGTCCTCGTGCCCCGACGACGAGAAGTCGGGCGTGCGCCGACTCCTCGATCAGGATCGTCGCGGCGTCGCCGTCAGCGAGATGTTCCTCGACCGTCATGCCGGGGTGACGATCCTCGACTCGTCGCCGGGCTTCGGCGAGGACACGTGTGCCGTCGCGGGGACGTTCCCCATCCCTCGGCCGCGACCGAATCACGGTCGCGGTCTCGGATGGTGTTCGAACGTGGACGATCCGCAGGTTCGTCTGGTACACCTCGGCCTCGACGGCGGCGATGTCAACGGCCTCGACA containing:
- a CDS encoding universal stress protein, whose translation is MSHVESPPVVVGVDGSPESVEAVDIAAVEAEVYQTNLRIVHVRTPSETATVIRSRPRDGERPRDGTRVLAEARRRVEDRHPGMTVEEHLADGDAATILIEESAHARLLVVGARGLGGFTGLLLGSTAVRVATLATCPVMVVRGGTHRSGPVVVGLDDPATSAAVSAFASREAERRRVALHALHIDNRGPSMEEHSTSDIDVADRLSAWSRRWCDEFPDVEVSVTVVSGVEPADALTEASRSAGVVVIGSRCRFGSKMLGSTAYALVHRCDCPLVLVNDR
- a CDS encoding glycosidase, giving the protein MVQSESCLFRRHAEGPVLTASDWPYPINTVFNPGATSHEQETVLLCRVEDRQGVSHLTVARSRNGRTDWSIDPQPLIDADPDDPASCWGAEDPRVTRLEELGCWAITYTVYGPAGPAVALALTEDFRTLTPKGVILPPENKNASLFPRRVDGDFVLLHRPVSAASDTADIWLSRSSSLDSWTIAEPVLRSRRGPAWDAVRIGAGPPPIATSRGWLLVYHGVKAGAGTQVYRAGLALLDLERPERVLRRSTQWVLSPSTRYERQGDVPNVVFPTGMVHRLDTGDLDLYYGAADTSIGLATAKLDEVLDFLWDCEPVDNGL